CGAAGGTTATCGCTCACGATCCACATATTCAGGGTATTCGGTTGTGTTTCATCTCTTCTTAAACGACCAACGAATACTTCATCTTTTTCATGAGCCCATAATGGCATCGGATATTGTTGATTGGCAAGATCATCCTGCACGATCACACCCGGTGCTTTTGCTAATAATGAACGCGCTTCTTCCAGTGTAAAATCATTTTCGAATTCAACATTCACGCTCTCACTGTGGCCGCCGATCACAGGAATACGAACGGTAGTGGCTGTAACACGGATACTGTCATCTTTCATGATCTTTTTGGTCTCATTCACCATTTTCATTTCTTCTTTGGTGTAACCGTTATCTGTGAAAACATCGATTTGAGGAATCACATTCAGATCGATCTGGTATTTGTATGCCATTTCCCCTTCCACACCTTTCCTTTCATTGAAAAGTTGATCTACTGCTTTTTTCCCGGTTCCTGTAACACTCTGATAAGTACTTACCACAACACGCTTGATCTTGTAACGAAGATGCAAAGGCTGTAGCGCTACTACCATTTGAATAGTTGAACAGTTAGGGTTTGCGATAATGAGATCATCTTTGGTAAGTACATCTGCATTCACTTCCGGAACCACTAATTTTTTAGAAGGATCCATTCTCCATGCTGAAGAATTATCGATCACATGAATACCAGCCTCTGCAAATTTGGGAGCCCACTCTAATGATGTACTACCTCCTGCAGAGAAAATAGCGATCGCAGGTTTAGCGGCAATACCGTCATTCATACTCACAACTTTGTACGATTTCCCTTTAAAGATCACTTCTTTACCTACAGATCTTTCTGAAGCTACGGGAATGAGTTCTGTAACGGGGAAATTTCGCTCGGCGAGCACTTCCAGCATTTTGGTGCCTACTAGACCTGTGGCACCTACGACTGCTACTTTCATGGTTTGTGTTTGTTTTGTTTTATGGTTGTTGTTAAATGACTGACAGCAAAAAGGCCTTCCTGTTGGGGAAGGCCTCTGAGTATATTCATCATCATACACAAACGTTCAGGCACCTTCCCGGTCAGAGAGGTTTCTTGGTACGTTTAGTATGTTTCATTTTGATCATTACGTTGCGAAAATAATTGTGTTTGTTTGTTGAGCCAAAAGATTTTTTAGTCCATGGTCCATCGCCTATAGCTAATGGTTCATAGCAAATAGGAAAACAATATAGTATGAACCATTAGCTATTAGCCATTCACTACCCTACCAAATCAATATCAAAATTCACCAGCTGAACGAACTCATCAATTCTATTGGCGATGTCTTCTTTGTTGATCTCTCTTAATCGTTGGGTTCCAAACTTTTCTACGCAATAAGATGCCATAGCACTCCCAACAATGATCGCCGTTTTCATATTCTCAAAAGAGATGTCTTTTGTACGGGCAATATGTCCAATGAAACCACCCGCAAAAGTATCACCTGCTCCAGTTGGATCGAATACTTCTTCAAGCGGTAATGCAGGTGCGAAGAATACTTTAGAGCCATGGAATAATAACGCACCATGTTCTCCTTTTTTGATGATCAGGTATTTAGGTCCCATTTTCATGATGGCAGCAGCGGCTTTTACCAATGAATATTCACCACTCAACTGGCGCGCTTCACTATCATTTACCATCAAGAGGTCTACCAATGCCAAGGTTTTCTTCAGTTCATCCATCATGATCTCCATCCAGAAATTCATGGTATCCATCACGATCAACTTCGGACGCGTTTTCAATTGTTCAATCACGCTACGCTGTACAGCAGGCACCAGATTACCCAACATTAAAAACTCACAGTCTTGAAAACTATCCGGCACCACCGGTTCAAAATTCTCTAAAACGTTCAGTTGAGTTTCTAAAGTATCACGTGAATTCATGTCCATGTGATAACGACC
Above is a genomic segment from Sediminibacterium sp. KACHI17 containing:
- a CDS encoding aspartate-semialdehyde dehydrogenase encodes the protein MKVAVVGATGLVGTKMLEVLAERNFPVTELIPVASERSVGKEVIFKGKSYKVVSMNDGIAAKPAIAIFSAGGSTSLEWAPKFAEAGIHVIDNSSAWRMDPSKKLVVPEVNADVLTKDDLIIANPNCSTIQMVVALQPLHLRYKIKRVVVSTYQSVTGTGKKAVDQLFNERKGVEGEMAYKYQIDLNVIPQIDVFTDNGYTKEEMKMVNETKKIMKDDSIRVTATTVRIPVIGGHSESVNVEFENDFTLEEARSLLAKAPGVIVQDDLANQQYPMPLWAHEKDEVFVGRLRRDETQPNTLNMWIVSDNLRKGAATNAVQIAEYLMEKGLV
- a CDS encoding PfkB family carbohydrate kinase; the protein is MSLVVVGSMAFDAIETPFGKSDKIIGGAGTYIAWCASNFTPVKQISVVGGDFPQEELDLLTARGVDLSGVQIKKDEKTFFWSGRYHMDMNSRDTLETQLNVLENFEPVVPDSFQDCEFLMLGNLVPAVQRSVIEQLKTRPKLIVMDTMNFWMEIMMDELKKTLALVDLLMVNDSEARQLSGEYSLVKAAAAIMKMGPKYLIIKKGEHGALLFHGSKVFFAPALPLEEVFDPTGAGDTFAGGFIGHIARTKDISFENMKTAIIVGSAMASYCVEKFGTQRLREINKEDIANRIDEFVQLVNFDIDLVG